GACTTTAACCTTGATTTAAACAAAAAACCATATCAACTGAGTTCTGGACAGAGAAGACTCTTTAAGATTTCATTAGCCTTTAGCTCTATGGCTAGAACACTTTTACTTGATGAGCCTACATCAAATCTTGATTTAGATAATTCTAACATTGTTAGAAAAATGATAAAAAACTATCCTTATACAGTAATTTACGCTTCTCATAACACCCTATTGAGAGAAGGAGTATGTGATAAAATAGTATATTTAAGAATAGGTAAAATAGAAAAGATGGATAAATGCTAACAAAACTTAATAATAGTAAAGCAAATCTCATTATGTGGTAAGACTTCTTGGATATTACGGAAGCTTACAAAGAGACATTGACATAATGATTGTAGCTGATGATGTAAAAGAAGCTATCGCATTCTCTTCAGAACACTTAATACCATTAGAAGAAATTGACTTACATATTTACACAACAAACCAGTTCTTGGAGCTTATAAACCTAGACCCTTTCCTTGCAAACGTTTATATTAATGGAAAATGGTTGATAAAAAGGTTAGAAGTTAGTGTTGATAAAGAAGCTATAATGAAAAAAGCAAAAAGGCTTTATGAAGAGTTATGCAGAGAAAAAAAGAAAAACACAAGACATTGCTTATTTCTATTTAATTTCTAATGGGATCTTCCCCAAGGATAGGTACGAGGTTATTAAATTAACCGGAATTGATCCTAAGGAAGGATCATTAAGTTTATGCCAAGAACTTTTTAACAAAGTGGACATCATTTAACTTGTGAGAATAGATATAAAATCCTTAGGTCCCTTACATAACACTACCTTTGACTTTAGTTCACCTATTACAATCATCTTTGGAAAATCCAATTCGGGCAAATCTTACGTTTTAAAAGCAATTTATTCCTCCTTATCCTTCTTCGATGAGAGTAACAATATTAATTTAGTCTTCTTATCAGAACCAAATATAAAAATAGATTCTGCAAGTGAAGCTAATCTTTAGAAAACTTCACAACCTGTAAAACAACAACCTCAATAAAGATGATGATGCAATCATCCTAGAATACATCACCTAAAAACTAGGTTGTTGAATAGAATACAACGTATCTAAATTTAAAATATCTTGAATCTGTTCTATAAAAGAAGCCTTAAAAGGGATAAAATATGAATAACCGTTCTCTTTTCATGATATAACCCATCTAAATCCTACCCACTCTCATGAGCATCTTGCTCATAAATTTTATCGATACCAACCAAAAAGTTACACTATAACCTTTACTCACGGTATACAGCACATTATACAATTGTCTAATCCTTCCTATCAATACTTCAAAGTTTACTAAAAATCAAGATAGCAAAACTGTATCCTTATGAACTTTAGATATTTCTGAATCAGTAGTATAAATTTTACCCTTCTCTCTTTCAGCTAAAGCTATAATAAAAACATCTACTAATGAAAGAGTATTGTATTTTAACTTTAATTCTCCAGCCTTCACCACTAACTCGTCATCAAGATTAACTACATTGATTGGAGACTTTTTTATTAAATTCAAGTAATTAATAGCTGATTCCTTACCATATCTTTTTGCAAATAGATAAAATAATTCAGTTAGATTAAGGTATGTGGTTAAACAAGTAACTTTGTTTGCATAAGCTTCCTCGATAACTTTCCTACAAGCTTCGCATTTCCCAGTAAAATAATTTATGAAAAATCCAGTATCAAGAATCACTTTCAACTTCTTTTCTCCTCATTTCATGAAGCTCTCTTATTAACTCCTCAGCATCCTCCTTTTTCCCAATACTTCCATATGCTTCAAGCATTGTGACTTCTTTCTTTAAAACTATTGTATCACCCTCCACTTTTATGCTTAACAAACTTCCTTCTCTAATGTCTAACTTTTTTCTTATCTCGGCTGGTAAAACTATTATCCCTTTCTTATGAACTTTAACTTCCATGTAATTACATTTGTTTAACTTAAAATAAAAGCTTAACCTAAGAGTTGTGTTTAACTTCCATCAAAAATTAACCTAAATTTGTCAAGACCATTGTATCTACTTCTACCAAACTTCAAAATTCTATCATCCTGCTTTTCCTCTTTTAAGACTTCCTCACCATAACTATATACTTTCCTTTTTTCTTAATCTTATAATTTCCCATAACTTTACCATCCACAAAAACAAGTATTACATCATTCTTGTCATTTATTTCAATTTTACTACTCCACCTTTCATTACAATTCTTTTCATTCTTCAAATTACCTCCACAATCTAAGTAAGCTAAAATCGTGTCAATATTTGTGAACCCAGTATCTAATATTATTCCATTTTCTATTTCAACACAAGGTGATAAAAGGTGAAGTTTGGAAGCTAAGGCAAAGGTAAATTCTTTACTTTTCTTGCTTTTAATTTTAATAGAGGGTCCTCCTAAACCAAGATCTCTTATACCAAGAGTAAATCTCTTTTTTGACTCAGATGTATAATCTTTTCCTAAATCACCAAGAAATAGTCTTTGGAAATAGTTAATTGACTTTAGCAATTTATTACAATTAATAAAAGACATTAATTCACCAACAGTAAGTGCTCTTAATGGTATTTCACTCACTAACTCTAGAAAACTTTCTATATAATAAAGTTTTTTAATATCTTTCTTTACATCTCTACCTAAGAAATAATCTATAGTAGCTATTTTAGAATAAATTTTGTTAAATCCCACCTCTTCGTTTTTCTTAAAAAATAAATCAAATATATTACAAATTTCCTCATACGACTTTTTAATCCCTATTGACTCAAGGTAATCCGCAACTTCTAAGCATTCCATAAGAAATAGTTTATTTCGAAGTTTAAAAATAACAGAGAGAGAAATAAACAATATCCAACAGTTGGGTAATCCAGGTTTCCATTGCTATTTCTAATAATTTCATTCAATTATAATAATTCAATAAAGAAATAAGTGAAAATTTGTATACTGTAGTTACGAATGTTGCTAGCTCTGTGTACCTTTGACATTGCATTATACTAGCACTATTATTCTAGTTATTTGGAAATGATAGATTGTGTAGGAATTTTTACTATTATTCAATTATTACAATTTTCAATAGAAACCTGAATTACCCCCACTAAGTTTTTTAAAGGATTAAAACAGAAAGATTTTATGGAATATTGCCATGATCTCCTTTATTCAAATATTTACGAGCTTATTAATCACCCTGAGTGTTTTATTTCAATAGACCATTATTATAGGGGAAGATTCGCTCTCTATCAACATAATCACAAAATGGTAATTAAACGTCCTTATGTAGCTATTAAAGTTGTCACAGAAACAAGAGACTCTATAATTTACATCTTCGGAATCGATGATTCTAACAAAATATTTGTTATGGAATTACTTTTAACTTCATATTACATTCCCTCACTAAGGGATTTAGATATAAGGAGCTTCTTAGGGTTTGATTATAATTGGAATGAAGTTACTAATATTAAGGAAGGAACTAAAATTAGAATACAAGGTGATTTAGTTCTTGAGGTCAAAACAATTTTTGAAACATGGGATGAGGTACTAGATCACTTAGCAGATGATTTTAATCCTAGAGATCCTAATCCCTTATGGGAAGAGTTTTTTAGAAAGTATTTAGGAGAAAAAATGAGAATAGCTGAGACTTTGTTACCTATTTACGAAAATTACGTTAGGCTGTATACTATAAAATCCTTGAAAGGAAAACCTTCCCGAGAGACAAAGAAAATGAAAAAAGATATGAATGAAATTAAATCTTTGATAGGGAGAACTTATAAAACCAATTTTATTGATATAGATAACATAAGGAGAATTGTAGCTTTAAGAAATAGAGAGAAATTCAAGGATTTCCTTCGTAATAAGGTTGAAAAACTTAAGTTAAGATTAGGTCATTATACTGCTCCACATGAGGTTGAAGTAATTGGCATTTTAACAGAAAGAGGTGAAGCTCCAACCGTTGCCTTACCTCCTCAAAAAATATTATTAGGCACAGAGAACATGGTGAGAATTACTTTAATATAGATAAACCAGCTATTGTGTGGTTTCGGACTTTTGATACTATAAGTAGATAGCATTAAGAAATATTTTCAAGTTAACTCTTCCGTGCGGTTTTATCATGTAAGATGAGGAAAATAAAGAATGAGTTTAAAAAACTTTAAGTGTAATAAGTCTTTTTCATTGAAAATACAACGGATTAATTTCAATCAAACGAACCCTTGCTCATAAATAATTTAAGCAATTGTAAATGGTGTTACACTTACTATGAAAAGGCATTACGTGCTATCGCCTCTAACAGCCTAAGTAATTCACTCTGTGAATTTGTAGGAGAAGAAAAACATGACTACAAGTACTTCATACTTGACGGAAAACACATAAAAGATGGAAAGACAGTAATATTAATAGCAATAGACGAGAGAGGTAAAAAGATGTTTATTTGGTCATTTCATTCTCCTTATAGATTGTTTCAAATTATGTGGGCTATTGGTTTGGGATCTAAAAATTTTTCTCATCCCTGTATTTTTATTACTCTTACACATGTTTTTCTCCTAATTAATATACTATTTCATTTAATTCTTCATAGTATTATTATAATTGAATAAAATAATTACAATCTGCAATGGAGCTCTGAATTACCTCATGGTTGAATTATTTTGAATTAAAGTGCTTATCTTGTAATAAAATCGATTTACAATGTATAAATAAAAGTCTGAACGAAATATATCAAGATCCAGTAATTAAAAGCATAATAGATAATGAATGCAAAAAATCTGGGTAAGAATGCTATAGAAATTTTGAAATTCTTGTCTAAAAAGGAGGAAAAGGGAACTTAAGGGAAATAAATCTATATAAACCTAGAAAAATGAAGGATTAAAAAGTTTATTAAATGATGGATATATCATTAGAGAAGAAAGAGGAACTTACGAAATTATAGATCCCATAATGTCTAAAATACTTTCTGATATAAGTCAAAATAATTTCTAAGAATACCATCAATGTATTAAATATCTATTTTGATGTCTAAAGGAATATAATAGTTAAAAGCTCTCAATAAGTATGCTAAAAATTTATGCACATTAGCTATACTAAGTATTGACTCATGATTTAAGAAAAAACTATTGAGATTATTATGTTTACATTATTTTTGCTTCTTCAATTGGCTCATAATTTATCTTCCTCAAAAGCAATGTATCGCCCAAAAATAGTCCAATTGTCCACAAAGCTAAAAATAATGCAGACCATTCCACTGATACTGTGGGTGCATTAATTCCAGATGCGACAGTAACCGGAGGTTTATTACCAGAATAACCGTAAAACAGCAGACACATGATATTTAGGTATGGCGATGCATATGTAACCCACTCTGGATAAGATGAAGCAAAAGTATATAATGAATAAAATATAAACCCTAGAACTAAAGGAATATAGTTTACTAATTGTTGGTACTTTATTCCTCCAAGTTTCATTGTAATT
The nucleotide sequence above comes from Sulfurisphaera javensis. Encoded proteins:
- a CDS encoding type II toxin-antitoxin system VapC family toxin; protein product: MILDTGFFINYFTGKCEACRKVIEEAYANKVTCLTTYLNLTELFYLFAKRYGKESAINYLNLIKKSPINVVNLDDELVVKAGELKLKYNTLSLVDVFIIALAEREKGKIYTTDSEISKVHKDTVLLS
- a CDS encoding AbrB/MazE/SpoVT family DNA-binding domain-containing protein, whose protein sequence is MEVKVHKKGIIVLPAEIRKKLDIREGSLLSIKVEGDTIVLKKEVTMLEAYGSIGKKEDAEELIRELHEMRRKEVESDS
- a CDS encoding AAA family ATPase; the encoded protein is MRIDIKSLGPLHNTTFDFSSPITIIFGKSNSGKSYVLKAIYSSLSFFDESNNINLVFLSEPNIKIDSASEANL
- a CDS encoding ATP-binding cassette domain-containing protein encodes the protein MVGPNGSGKTTLLYLIYGVHKPTKGEVKVLDREPDTTTRKKEIFMLEEHLIFLENLSLKENFEFITKLREFDKDKALSLIKDFNLDLNKKPYQLSSGQRRLFKISLAFSSMARTLLLDEPTSNLDLDNSNIVRKMIKNYPYTVIYASHNTLLREGVCDKIVYLRIGKIEKMDKC